In one Apium graveolens cultivar Ventura unplaced genomic scaffold, ASM990537v1 ctg8991, whole genome shotgun sequence genomic region, the following are encoded:
- the LOC141705521 gene encoding uncharacterized protein LOC141705521 produces MESTSMASIQSFIRDGIWHIHPSNHVSAIEVRNEMLGVRLFARDEILWESQQGKEVNISKIWNSIRRIGQPPPWISAVWSIFSIPKNSFFFWLAIQDRLLTKERMSRFGMYNDGRCMLCNGHNENASHLFMECGYATQILQACPVTLTRDWRDFRQGNFLANTESNIKRQIAYLYIGTTIYYIWQERNRRMHNNGNNRSSRVLLFIIKREVREKLFSCKRFHRAVENNVNLITLLY; encoded by the coding sequence ATGGAATCGACATCTATGGCCAGCATTCAATCGTTTATTCGAGACGGAATTTGGCATATTCATCCCTCGAATCATGTTTCTGCCATTGAGGTTAGGAATGAAATGCTGGGAGTCAGATTATTTGCTCGAGATGAAATTCTATGGGAAAGTCAACAAGGAAAAGAGGTTAACATCTCAAAAATCTGGAACTCTATTCGCAGAATTGGGCAACCACCACCTTGGATATCAGCTGTTTGGAGTATTTTTTCGATTCCAAAAAATTCATTCTTTTTTTGGCTGGCAATTCAAGATAGATTGTTGACAAAAGAGCGTATGAGTCGTTTTGGAATGTATAATGATGGCAGATGTATGCTATGCAATGGTCACAATGAAAATGCTAGTCACTTGTTCATGGAATGCGGGTATGCAACTCAGATTCTTCAGGCCTGTCCTGTTACTCTTACGAGGGACTGGAGGGATTTTAGGCAAGGAAATTTCCTAGCAAACACAGAGAGCAACATTAAAAGACAAATTGCCTATCTTTATATTGGCACTACAATATACTATATATGGCAAGAGCGGAATAGAAGAATGCACAACAATGGCAACAATCGAAGCTCCAGGGTGCTGCTTTTCATTATCAAAAGAGAAGTGAGAGAAAAATTATTTTCTTGCAAGCGTTTTCACAGGGCAGTGGAAAATAATGTAAATCTCATTACCCTATTGTACTAG